Proteins encoded in a region of the Methanobrevibacter millerae genome:
- a CDS encoding tyrosine--tRNA ligase, producing the protein MNIEEKIQLIEEGTLEVIDKEELKEVLKKDHPIAYTGYEPSGKIHLGHAVTVQKLKTLQKLGFKIKILLADYHAFLNGKGSVEEIAETAEYNKKCFQALGLDETTEYVYGSSFQLDSDYTDKVYQLATMTTLKRARRSMDQVSRADDNPKVASVIYPIMQTVDMAALEVDIALGGMEQRKIQMLARENLEKIGENVPVCIHTPLLHGLDGDAKMSSSKGNYIAVDDSVEEISKKINKSYCPQGEIEDNPMIEIAETFVYPNQDTLLIKRPEKFGGDIELTHDELIKEFSEGNLHPMDLKNGIKDFLIEFFAPVRKYMEEN; encoded by the coding sequence ATGAATATTGAAGAAAAAATTCAGTTAATTGAAGAAGGAACCTTAGAAGTTATAGATAAAGAAGAATTAAAAGAAGTACTTAAAAAAGATCATCCTATAGCTTATACAGGTTATGAACCTTCAGGTAAAATCCATTTAGGACATGCCGTGACTGTACAAAAACTTAAAACATTACAAAAATTAGGTTTTAAGATTAAAATATTGCTTGCAGATTACCATGCATTTTTAAATGGAAAAGGAAGCGTTGAAGAAATCGCAGAAACTGCAGAATACAATAAGAAATGTTTCCAGGCATTAGGTCTTGATGAAACAACAGAATATGTATATGGTTCATCTTTTCAATTAGATTCCGATTATACTGATAAAGTTTACCAATTAGCTACAATGACCACATTAAAAAGAGCCAGAAGAAGTATGGACCAAGTAAGTCGTGCTGATGACAATCCTAAAGTAGCTAGCGTAATTTATCCAATAATGCAAACTGTGGATATGGCGGCACTTGAAGTGGACATTGCATTGGGAGGTATGGAACAGAGAAAAATCCAAATGTTGGCACGTGAAAACCTGGAAAAAATTGGAGAAAATGTTCCTGTTTGTATCCACACCCCATTATTACATGGACTTGACGGAGATGCGAAAATGTCATCAAGTAAAGGTAATTACATTGCAGTAGATGACTCCGTTGAAGAAATCAGTAAAAAAATCAACAAGAGTTACTGTCCACAGGGAGAAATTGAAGACAACCCAATGATTGAAATTGCAGAAACTTTTGTTTATCCAAATCAAGATACCTTACTTATCAAAAGACCTGAAAAATTCGGCGGAGACATTGAATTAACTCACGACGAATTAATTAAGGAATTCAGTGAAGGCAACTTACATCCAATGGATTTGAAAAATGGAATTAAAGATTTCTTAATTGAATTCTTTGCTCCTGTAAGAAAATACATGGAGGAAAATTAA
- a CDS encoding NMD3-related protein, with amino-acid sequence MIFMFCIECGSKDKQMVGEICIDCFLKDFQMIEIPKNINVEICSHCNSRLEEGKWSESYLPEDEIIYRALERNIKISDLVENEEINLEIDQIKGTIANCFVEVVGDVYGVSLDETHDCEVRIKKTVCPPCSKMQSGYYETVIQFRADNREIKSEEYAKADKIVARTLDKQAKVDKLAYCPQVAKLKEGYDYYIGSFKTGRKVAENLKDEFGGVIKESPRLISEDKSTGKGLYRIWISVRIPEFENNDIIEFEDRIIQVSDIDKNRVVGIDIKTNKKHNIPLKNMDNIKLIKKSTDIETTTIISMSPKIIQILDPADYSAVDLEMKDDFKDYNIGDEVKIIKIDNYIYLIK; translated from the coding sequence TTGATTTTTATGTTTTGTATAGAATGTGGAAGCAAAGATAAACAGATGGTTGGAGAAATCTGCATCGATTGTTTTTTAAAGGATTTTCAAATGATTGAAATTCCCAAAAATATTAATGTCGAAATTTGCAGTCACTGCAATAGCCGTCTAGAAGAAGGAAAATGGAGTGAATCATATCTTCCCGAAGATGAAATTATCTACAGAGCATTGGAACGAAATATAAAAATCAGTGATTTGGTTGAAAATGAAGAAATTAACCTTGAAATTGACCAGATTAAAGGAACAATTGCGAACTGTTTTGTTGAAGTTGTAGGTGATGTCTACGGAGTTAGTCTTGATGAAACTCATGATTGTGAAGTTAGAATCAAAAAAACTGTTTGTCCACCATGCAGCAAGATGCAATCAGGCTATTATGAAACAGTGATACAATTCAGAGCAGATAACCGTGAAATTAAATCTGAAGAATATGCTAAAGCTGATAAAATAGTTGCAAGAACTTTGGATAAACAGGCAAAAGTAGATAAATTAGCTTATTGTCCGCAGGTTGCAAAGCTAAAAGAAGGTTATGATTATTATATCGGGTCTTTTAAAACAGGCCGGAAAGTTGCCGAGAACTTGAAAGATGAATTTGGAGGAGTGATTAAAGAATCTCCAAGACTCATCAGCGAAGACAAATCAACAGGAAAAGGCCTTTATAGAATCTGGATTTCTGTTAGAATTCCGGAATTTGAAAACAATGACATTATTGAATTTGAAGACAGAATTATCCAAGTGAGTGATATTGACAAAAACAGAGTTGTCGGAATTGACATCAAAACCAATAAAAAACACAATATTCCACTGAAGAATATGGACAATATAAAACTTATTAAAAAATCAACGGATATTGAAACGACTACAATAATATCAATGTCTCCAAAGATAATTCAAATATTGGATCCTGCAGACTATTCAGCAGTTGATTTGGAAATGAAAGATGATTTTAAAGATTATAATATTGGCGATGAAGTCAAAATCATTAAAATTGATAATTACATTTACTTGATTAAATAA
- a CDS encoding translation initiation factor IF-2 subunit beta, which produces MDKYEDLLERAIDQLPPEVFEHKRFKIPKAYSDIQGNRTFIKNFKDVCEGLNRDPQHLLKFLMRELGTAGNVDGARAILQGKFTHYLINERIEDYVDKYVICHECNRPDTKIIREGRIFLLKCSACGATAPLKQL; this is translated from the coding sequence ATGGATAAATATGAAGATTTATTGGAAAGAGCAATAGACCAATTACCTCCTGAAGTATTTGAACATAAAAGATTTAAAATTCCTAAAGCTTATTCAGATATCCAAGGTAATAGAACATTTATTAAAAACTTTAAAGATGTTTGTGAAGGTTTAAACAGAGACCCTCAACATTTATTGAAATTTTTAATGAGAGAATTAGGTACTGCAGGTAATGTGGATGGTGCAAGAGCAATATTGCAAGGTAAATTTACCCATTACTTAATTAATGAAAGAATTGAAGATTATGTGGACAAATATGTTATTTGCCACGAATGTAACAGACCAGATACTAAAATTATAAGGGAAGGCAGAATTTTCTTATTAAAATGTTCTGCTTGTGGTGCGACTGCTCCGCTTAAACAATTATAA
- a CDS encoding minichromosome maintenance protein MCM: protein MKSTNKSQTSIAKFEEFFATSYKDDVFEILETYPDNRSLTVDYNTLEIFDPDLADLLIEKPEEVIEAAKIAVKNIDPLAKDADLNIRFKNVTNVIPLKILLSKYIGSFVAAEGIVRKTDEIRPRIETAVFECRGCMRLHEVEQTSDRTILEPSLCGECGGRSFRLLQEESHYIDTQTARMQEPLENLSGGTEPKQMLMILEDDLVDELNPGDKVRITGTLKTFREERSGKFKNYIYVNHIEPLEQEFEELHLSEEDEEEILELSRDPNIYEKIIKSTAPSIRGYRDVKESIALQLFGGSAKQLEDETRLRGDIHILIVGDPGIGKSQILKYVSKLAPRSIYTSGKGTTGAGLTAAAVRDELGGWSLEAGALVLGDQGNVCVDELDKMRSEDRSALHEALEQQTVSIAKAGIMATLNSRCSVLAAANPKFGRFDRFKVLADQIELPPPILSRFDLIWIVEDKPSRKGDSELAQHILNIHQSNTVDYEIEPDLLRKYIAYARKNVNPVLSDEANEVLKNFYVDTRNSSSNTEENSAVPITARQLEAIIRLAEACAKIKLKEVVEREDAKKAVRLQMASLKDAGVDPETGEIEADIVSGGRPKSERDKMSTLVDEIKLIEEEYNGQAPLTVLKSNMEEKHGVSEDKVENLIRNMTQRGILYEPSPGNVKRV, encoded by the coding sequence ATGAAATCTACTAATAAATCACAAACATCAATTGCGAAATTCGAAGAATTTTTTGCAACATCATATAAGGATGATGTATTTGAAATTCTCGAAACGTATCCAGACAATAGATCGCTGACTGTAGATTATAATACTTTAGAAATATTTGATCCAGACCTGGCGGATTTATTGATTGAAAAACCTGAAGAAGTTATTGAAGCCGCAAAAATTGCTGTCAAAAACATCGACCCATTAGCTAAAGACGCTGATTTGAACATTCGATTTAAAAATGTGACAAACGTCATTCCTTTAAAAATATTGTTAAGTAAGTATATTGGGTCATTTGTTGCAGCGGAAGGTATCGTCAGAAAAACAGATGAAATAAGGCCACGTATTGAAACTGCGGTTTTTGAATGCCGAGGGTGCATGCGTTTACATGAAGTTGAGCAGACTTCAGATAGAACAATTCTGGAGCCTTCATTATGTGGGGAATGTGGTGGAAGATCCTTCAGACTGCTTCAGGAGGAATCACATTATATAGATACACAGACTGCAAGAATGCAGGAACCTTTAGAGAATTTATCCGGGGGAACTGAACCTAAACAGATGTTGATGATTTTAGAAGATGATTTAGTAGATGAATTAAATCCCGGAGACAAAGTAAGAATTACTGGAACTTTAAAGACATTTAGAGAAGAGCGCAGCGGCAAATTTAAGAATTACATTTATGTAAATCATATCGAACCTTTAGAACAGGAATTTGAAGAGTTGCATTTATCCGAAGAGGATGAAGAGGAAATTTTAGAGTTGTCAAGAGACCCAAACATCTATGAAAAAATTATCAAATCAACAGCTCCTTCAATTAGAGGTTATCGTGACGTGAAAGAATCTATCGCATTGCAGTTATTTGGAGGATCTGCCAAACAATTGGAAGATGAAACCCGTTTGAGAGGAGATATCCACATCCTTATTGTAGGAGATCCAGGTATCGGTAAGTCCCAGATTTTGAAATACGTTTCCAAATTGGCTCCAAGAAGTATTTATACAAGTGGTAAAGGTACTACCGGTGCGGGTTTAACTGCAGCTGCTGTTCGCGACGAATTAGGCGGATGGTCTTTGGAAGCAGGTGCATTGGTTTTAGGAGACCAGGGTAACGTTTGTGTTGACGAATTGGATAAAATGCGTTCAGAAGACCGATCAGCACTTCACGAAGCTTTAGAACAGCAAACTGTAAGTATTGCGAAAGCAGGAATTATGGCAACTTTAAATTCAAGATGTTCAGTTCTTGCAGCAGCAAACCCAAAATTTGGAAGATTTGACAGATTTAAAGTTTTAGCAGATCAAATTGAACTGCCGCCACCAATTTTATCCCGTTTTGATTTAATATGGATTGTTGAAGACAAGCCAAGTAGAAAAGGAGATTCAGAACTTGCACAGCACATCCTTAATATCCACCAGTCAAATACCGTAGATTATGAAATTGAACCCGATTTACTTAGAAAATACATCGCATATGCTCGTAAAAACGTTAATCCTGTTTTAAGTGATGAAGCAAATGAAGTATTGAAGAATTTCTATGTAGATACAAGAAACAGCAGCAGCAATACTGAAGAAAATTCAGCAGTTCCAATTACCGCAAGACAGCTCGAGGCAATCATTCGTCTGGCAGAAGCATGTGCTAAAATAAAATTAAAAGAAGTTGTTGAAAGAGAAGATGCTAAAAAAGCCGTAAGATTGCAAATGGCATCCCTTAAAGATGCAGGAGTTGATCCGGAAACCGGTGAAATTGAAGCCGACATTGTCAGTGGAGGAAGACCAAAATCAGAAAGGGATAAGATGAGTACTCTTGTAGATGAAATCAAGTTGATTGAAGAAGAGTACAATGGACAAGCTCCATTAACTGTTTTAAAATCCAATATGGAAGAGAAACATGGTGTAAGTGAAGATAAAGTTGAAAATCTCATAAGGAACATGACACAAAGAGGAATCTTATACGAACCAAGTCCGGGAAATGTTAAAAGAGTATAA
- a CDS encoding RlmE family RNA methyltransferase, translating to MGSKWQMERKKDPYYKRAKAEDYRSRASYKLKQLDKKYKIIKQSNTVVDLGAAPGGWSQVALEKVGEEGIVVGVDLNHIRTLPEENYFRIKGDFTTQEVQGKIMRVIGGKAKVVMSDASPELCGIKNLDQLRSIDLTNAVIGIADNILEQKGNLVMKVFQGPEYKKMLDGLKKKFRQVKTTKPPSSRKKSSEMYVVGLGYKHRIKNK from the coding sequence ATGGGAAGCAAATGGCAGATGGAGAGAAAAAAAGACCCATATTACAAACGTGCAAAAGCGGAAGATTATCGCTCAAGAGCATCATATAAACTAAAACAATTAGACAAAAAATACAAAATAATAAAACAATCAAATACCGTAGTTGACCTTGGAGCTGCACCAGGAGGATGGTCACAGGTAGCCTTAGAGAAAGTGGGTGAAGAAGGCATTGTTGTTGGTGTTGATTTGAACCATATAAGAACACTTCCCGAAGAAAATTACTTCAGAATAAAAGGGGACTTCACCACACAGGAAGTTCAGGGAAAAATCATGCGTGTAATTGGAGGAAAGGCAAAAGTGGTTATGAGCGATGCATCTCCGGAATTATGCGGCATTAAAAACCTTGACCAGCTCAGATCAATTGACCTGACAAATGCAGTTATTGGAATAGCGGACAATATCCTAGAACAAAAAGGAAATCTTGTTATGAAAGTATTTCAGGGCCCAGAATATAAGAAAATGTTAGATGGTCTTAAAAAGAAATTCAGACAGGTTAAAACAACAAAACCACCGTCATCACGTAAAAAAAGTTCTGAAATGTATGTTGTTGGCTTGGGCTATAAACACAGGATAAAAAATAAATAA
- a CDS encoding metallophosphoesterase, translated as MLIGLISDTHIPDRARQIPEKVLQSFENVDLIIHAGDLTTMDVINKLEETAPVVAIQGNMDRVAGLDLPKARVIECEGVKIGVAHGEVYPRADTQQLLYLAKQLDVNILVTGHSHQPKIEQVEDVLLLNPGSPIVPRLADRTVMLLEINDKNVDVEIVKIGAPVCSALDFSQYPEE; from the coding sequence ATGCTAATAGGATTAATTTCAGATACACACATTCCCGACAGGGCCAGACAGATACCTGAAAAAGTTTTGCAATCATTTGAAAATGTTGATTTGATAATACATGCAGGGGATTTGACAACAATGGATGTTATTAATAAACTTGAAGAAACAGCACCAGTAGTTGCTATCCAGGGAAATATGGATAGGGTTGCTGGTCTGGATTTGCCTAAAGCCCGAGTGATTGAATGTGAAGGTGTGAAAATTGGAGTGGCACACGGCGAAGTTTATCCAAGAGCAGACACACAGCAATTATTATACCTGGCAAAGCAGTTGGATGTCAATATTTTAGTTACAGGACATTCTCACCAGCCTAAAATAGAACAGGTAGAAGATGTTCTTCTTTTAAATCCTGGAAGTCCGATTGTCCCCAGACTTGCAGACAGAACTGTAATGCTGCTTGAAATTAATGATAAAAATGTTGATGTGGAAATTGTTAAGATAGGTGCACCAGTATGCAGTGCACTGGATTTCAGCCAATACCCGGAGGAATAA
- a CDS encoding formate--phosphoribosylaminoimidazolecarboxamide ligase gives MGEVKKEDILEILSKYDKDEITLATLGSHTSLHILQGAKEEGFRTAIVCEKGREVPYQRFDVADEYIIVDEFKDIVNEDVQQQLRDMNAIVIPHGSFVAYAGLDNVEDKFNVPMFGNRDVLRWEAERDKERALLVEGNVRIPYKYDNPSQIDRPVMVKFPGARGGRGYFVASSPEEFDSKIEAMKSRGWLEDSDVEAAHIEEYVSGCNYCIHYFYSALEDKVELMGMDTRYESSIDGFVRMPAKDQLDIDLSPSYVVTGNHPAVIRESLLPQVFDMADKLVESAKKLVQPGLNGPFCMQTLVNDNLEVICFEISARTDGGTNTFMDGSPYSYLTYGKPMSMGRRIALEIKNAIEKEELEKIIT, from the coding sequence ATGGGAGAAGTAAAAAAAGAAGATATTTTGGAGATTTTAAGTAAATATGATAAAGACGAAATAACCCTCGCTACATTAGGAAGCCACACTTCTTTACATATTTTGCAAGGTGCAAAAGAAGAAGGTTTCAGAACCGCTATCGTCTGTGAAAAAGGAAGGGAAGTTCCTTATCAAAGATTTGATGTAGCTGACGAATATATTATTGTTGATGAATTTAAGGACATTGTAAATGAAGATGTTCAGCAGCAATTAAGGGATATGAATGCTATTGTAATTCCGCATGGTTCCTTTGTAGCTTACGCAGGTTTGGATAATGTCGAAGACAAATTCAATGTTCCTATGTTTGGTAATAGGGATGTTTTAAGATGGGAAGCAGAAAGAGATAAGGAAAGAGCATTGCTTGTAGAAGGAAATGTACGTATTCCTTATAAATATGATAATCCATCACAAATCGACAGACCAGTAATGGTTAAATTCCCTGGAGCAAGAGGAGGAAGAGGTTATTTTGTAGCATCATCTCCAGAAGAATTTGATTCCAAAATCGAAGCAATGAAATCTCGTGGCTGGTTGGAAGACTCTGATGTTGAAGCAGCACACATTGAAGAATATGTTTCAGGATGTAATTACTGTATTCACTATTTCTACTCCGCATTGGAAGATAAAGTTGAATTGATGGGTATGGATACAAGATATGAATCAAGTATTGATGGTTTTGTAAGAATGCCTGCTAAAGATCAATTGGATATTGATTTAAGTCCTTCCTATGTTGTAACCGGTAATCACCCTGCTGTAATCAGAGAATCATTACTTCCACAGGTATTTGATATGGCTGATAAGTTAGTTGAAAGCGCTAAAAAATTAGTACAGCCAGGTTTAAACGGACCGTTCTGTATGCAGACTTTAGTCAACGATAACTTGGAAGTAATTTGTTTTGAAATCAGTGCAAGAACTGATGGTGGAACAAACACCTTTATGGACGGATCTCCTTATTCATACTTAACTTACGGAAAACCGATGAGTATGGGAAGAAGAATTGCTTTAGAAATTAAAAATGCTATAGAAAAAGAAGAATTAGAAAAAATAATAACATAA
- a CDS encoding DUF5518 domain-containing protein, translated as MTKWSAVIVGFILTLGVRAFFSHYEFIGLLIVGFIVGYIAHSGITGGLWNAAVAGAFGTIVAAILFIILATVGGSFMGVLGGLSGFTISGVASLIEVVKDLIYYAIVMGITGAVGGAISSKKDGR; from the coding sequence ATGACTAAATGGAGTGCGGTAATCGTTGGTTTTATATTAACATTAGGTGTTAGAGCATTCTTTTCACACTATGAATTTATAGGATTATTGATTGTTGGATTTATAGTTGGTTATATTGCCCATTCAGGCATAACTGGTGGACTATGGAATGCCGCTGTTGCCGGAGCATTTGGTACGATAGTAGCCGCGATACTTTTTATTATACTTGCCACAGTTGGCGGAAGCTTTATGGGAGTTTTAGGTGGACTTAGCGGATTTACAATTTCCGGAGTGGCCAGCTTAATTGAAGTAGTTAAAGATTTAATTTACTATGCAATAGTAATGGGAATTACTGGAGCAGTCGGAGGAGCAATTTCTTCAAAAAAAGATGGGAGATAA